A region from the Ichthyobacterium seriolicida genome encodes:
- the nusG gene encoding transcription termination/antitermination protein NusG: MDRDKWHVIRVVSGKEKKIKSHIENEVSVLGLSESLYQILVPTEKVYQIKNGKKISKDKIHFPGYVMINADLSGELPHIIKSTPNVVGFLGERKGGDPIPMRKHEVSRMLGDIDKFSESDESVSIPYMVGESVKVIDGVFSGFIGEVEVINEEKRRLEVMVKIFGRKTPLELNYMQVEKI, encoded by the coding sequence ATGGACAGAGATAAGTGGCATGTCATACGCGTCGTAAGCGGTAAGGAGAAAAAAATAAAATCTCATATAGAGAATGAAGTCTCTGTGTTGGGGCTCAGTGAGTCTTTGTATCAGATTTTGGTTCCTACTGAAAAAGTTTATCAAATAAAAAACGGGAAAAAAATTAGTAAGGATAAAATTCACTTTCCAGGATATGTGATGATAAATGCGGATTTGAGTGGAGAGCTTCCTCATATTATAAAGTCTACTCCTAACGTGGTTGGTTTTTTGGGCGAAAGGAAAGGAGGCGATCCTATCCCTATGCGTAAGCATGAGGTGAGTAGGATGTTGGGTGATATAGATAAGTTCTCAGAATCTGATGAGAGTGTTAGTATACCTTATATGGTTGGGGAGTCTGTTAAGGTCATAGATGGAGTTTTTAGCGGGTTTATTGGGGAAGTTGAGGTTATTAATGAGGAGAAGAGAAGGTTAGAGGTTATGGTCAAGATTTTTGGTAGAAAGACGCCTTTGGAGCTAAACTATATGCAAGTAGAGAAAATATAG
- the secE gene encoding preprotein translocase subunit SecE, translating into MFVNRFVDYIKESYVELKFKTSWPTLEDLQVNVIVVAVSSILFSIMIFLIDKVFNSLISNFFSLL; encoded by the coding sequence ATGTTTGTAAATAGATTTGTGGATTATATCAAGGAGTCGTATGTCGAGTTAAAATTTAAGACTTCTTGGCCTACTTTAGAGGATTTACAGGTAAACGTCATTGTAGTTGCTGTTTCATCTATCCTTTTTTCCATAATGATATTTTTAATAGATAAGGTGTTTAACAGTTTGATATCCAATTTTTTTAGTTTACTGTGA